The following are encoded in a window of Ignicoccus islandicus DSM 13165 genomic DNA:
- a CDS encoding translation initiation factor IF-6 — protein MVDFEIEKLSVFGNPNIGVYLFANNHYAIVPSNLDEDSVKIIERTLKVQVVKISVVSSPLIGLFLAGNDHAILVPYIIKDYELNDLRSQVDMKVHVLQTKLTALGNVILANNSYAYVHPELRDVKDRIKEMLGVEVEEKEIAMIPTVGSAAVVNNKGGVIHPEASEQEAMELKEKFKLSVVGTATVNEGIPYVKTGLVANDKGALVGEQTTPIEMAHIERILSGRE, from the coding sequence ATGGTAGATTTCGAAATTGAGAAGTTGAGCGTTTTTGGTAACCCGAACATAGGTGTCTACTTGTTTGCCAACAACCATTACGCAATAGTACCTAGTAACCTAGACGAGGACTCGGTAAAGATTATTGAAAGAACCCTGAAAGTGCAAGTAGTGAAGATCAGCGTCGTTAGTAGCCCATTAATAGGACTGTTCCTAGCCGGCAACGATCACGCAATTTTAGTTCCATATATTATAAAAGATTACGAGCTAAACGATCTCAGATCCCAAGTGGACATGAAAGTACACGTACTCCAAACGAAGCTCACTGCGCTCGGAAACGTAATACTTGCTAATAATAGTTACGCTTACGTACATCCTGAATTAAGGGACGTTAAAGATAGAATAAAGGAAATGCTTGGGGTCGAAGTAGAGGAAAAGGAAATAGCAATGATCCCAACCGTAGGAAGCGCCGCCGTGGTAAATAACAAAGGCGGCGTAATACATCCGGAAGCTAGCGAGCAAGAGGCGATGGAGCTAAAGGAGAAGTTCAAGTTATCAGTCGTAGGTACTGCCACGGTAAACGAGGGTATTCCCTACGTAAAGACCGGATTGGTTGCTAACGATAAGGGGGCATTGGTAGGAGAACAAACGACTCCAATAGAAATGGCGCACATAGAGAGGATCCTCTCGGGAAGGGAGTAG
- a CDS encoding DNA-binding protein: MNAVLSIDERELEELKRRKLMELQRELESKKAEEQRRAKEELIREEILRRALTSEARQRLANVKLVRPELAIQVENYIIALAQAGRIPRPITDEELKEILAKLTAHERSTGGRINIKERGWK; this comes from the coding sequence GTGAACGCCGTTTTGAGTATTGACGAAAGGGAGTTAGAGGAACTCAAGCGGCGAAAGTTAATGGAACTTCAAAGGGAGCTGGAGAGCAAGAAGGCGGAAGAGCAGAGGAGAGCGAAGGAAGAGCTAATAAGAGAAGAAATATTGAGGAGGGCGCTAACCTCCGAGGCGAGACAGAGGCTCGCTAACGTTAAGCTGGTCAGACCGGAACTAGCCATCCAAGTTGAGAATTACATTATTGCACTTGCACAAGCCGGCAGAATTCCCAGACCAATAACAGATGAAGAACTAAAGGAAATACTAGCTAAATTAACTGCCCATGAGAGGAGCACTGGCGGGAGAATAAACATCAAGGAAAGGGGGTGGAAGTGA
- a CDS encoding ATP-binding protein: protein MSLPDQLLDLAFQYASQKFAEILDKLRAGKPITDSEANFILLFMVLNQTKVSYDSLYKQMELNRMELREVEKRLEKRIDETDKRIEEVEERLNKRIDEVEKRLDKKIEEVEERLGRRIDETNMRIEELKGDLNKRIDEVRGELSSRIDETNRRLDETNKRIEEVEARLNKRIDEVKEELNRRIDDVRSELNGRIDETNRRIDQLREEMKLMEERLNKRMDDIEQSIDELKAGMAGLNSQMKLVTDMLGKVVEALARR from the coding sequence TTGTCCCTCCCCGATCAACTGCTCGACCTAGCCTTCCAGTACGCTTCCCAGAAGTTCGCGGAAATACTCGATAAGCTCAGAGCTGGCAAGCCCATTACTGATTCCGAAGCGAACTTCATTTTGCTCTTCATGGTCCTTAATCAAACCAAAGTGAGTTACGATAGCTTGTACAAGCAAATGGAGCTCAACAGGATGGAGTTGAGGGAAGTCGAGAAGAGGCTGGAGAAGAGGATTGATGAGACTGATAAGAGAATAGAGGAAGTTGAAGAGAGGTTGAACAAGAGAATTGACGAGGTAGAGAAGAGACTGGACAAGAAGATTGAGGAAGTTGAAGAAAGGCTGGGCAGGAGGATAGACGAAACTAATATGAGGATTGAGGAACTGAAGGGAGACTTGAACAAGAGGATAGATGAGGTTAGAGGTGAGCTAAGCAGTAGAATAGACGAGACCAATAGGAGGTTAGATGAAACTAATAAGAGGATAGAAGAAGTTGAAGCTAGGTTAAACAAGAGGATAGATGAGGTGAAGGAAGAGCTCAATAGGAGGATAGATGACGTTAGGAGCGAACTAAACGGTAGGATAGATGAGACCAATAGGAGGATCGATCAATTACGGGAAGAGATGAAGCTCATGGAAGAGAGGTTAAACAAGAGGATGGACGACATAGAGCAATCGATCGACGAATTGAAGGCGGGAATGGCGGGATTGAACTCCCAGATGAAGTTGGTAACGGACATGCTGGGCAAAGTGGTGGAAGCGCTGGCTAGGAGGTGA
- a CDS encoding DNA topoisomerase I yields MNHVLVIAEKPKAAEKIASALGTPKKKKLYNVPYWEVVNGTKIIVASAAGHLYGIAAKSNSFPIYSYEWKPLYEIDKSSSHTKKFLLVLGKVAKGASLYVNACDYDIEGSVIGFMVIKNLGDLRKARRMVFHALTPQELRRAWRNLRPLDWEMVEAGLTRHELDWLWGINVSRALMRAYREATGRSKSLSAGRVQSPTLLEAVKRELQIGTFVPLPYFSITISSKGVTFEPSIKFEKKSETLSWKSKCNRGVVRDVVSRVERLRPPHPFNLPDLQQEAARLFGFSPAKTQKIAEDLYLDAYISYPRTNSQKYPKDLDLRGILDALKKSQYSKYVYALIKETKGVLQPNNGPKDDPAHPAIYPTGKVPSGLDKEHAMIYDLIVRRFMATMATEAKYEVVTVELEVNGVTVKATGRRTLWKGWSLYYPFSAPQEKELPDFSKGEVVEVSCSLRQQLTKAPERYTKASLVKWMEKVGIGTEATRARIVETLFKRGYLRDLKGKVYATDLGIAVASVLLNFFPELTSVELTRKFEIEMENVRLGKRKREEVVEEAKSELKRLISKYLPRLGEVGLSLAYSLGDLEPSNPCPICGRPRVGQFCEVHEIALSNLKSVYPVWKERMGLSWREYLEKASKGKSFGTYVREVATYVLGNTPKTSP; encoded by the coding sequence TTGAATCACGTACTGGTGATAGCCGAGAAGCCTAAGGCGGCCGAAAAGATAGCTTCGGCCCTCGGCACTCCGAAAAAGAAGAAGTTATACAACGTTCCTTATTGGGAAGTTGTTAATGGAACTAAAATAATAGTAGCGTCTGCGGCGGGCCACTTGTACGGAATAGCTGCCAAGTCCAATTCGTTCCCCATCTACTCATACGAGTGGAAACCCTTGTACGAGATAGATAAAAGTTCCTCCCATACTAAAAAGTTCCTTTTAGTCCTAGGTAAGGTCGCCAAAGGAGCTTCTCTATACGTTAATGCATGTGACTACGATATCGAAGGATCTGTGATTGGCTTTATGGTAATCAAGAACTTAGGCGACTTGCGAAAGGCAAGGAGAATGGTCTTTCACGCACTGACTCCCCAAGAGCTGAGGAGAGCTTGGAGGAACTTGAGACCGTTAGATTGGGAAATGGTGGAGGCCGGACTAACGAGACACGAACTGGACTGGCTCTGGGGAATAAACGTCTCGAGGGCGTTAATGAGGGCCTATAGGGAGGCAACCGGGAGATCGAAGAGTTTATCGGCCGGAAGGGTGCAGAGCCCGACCTTACTGGAAGCCGTCAAGAGGGAACTTCAGATCGGTACCTTCGTTCCGTTACCCTACTTTTCAATTACAATTTCGTCAAAGGGAGTTACGTTTGAACCATCTATTAAGTTCGAGAAGAAGAGCGAGACTCTCTCATGGAAAAGCAAGTGCAATAGAGGCGTGGTTAGAGACGTCGTTTCTAGAGTTGAGAGGCTCAGACCGCCTCACCCGTTCAACCTTCCCGATTTGCAGCAAGAGGCCGCCAGGCTGTTCGGTTTCTCACCAGCCAAGACACAGAAAATAGCTGAAGACTTGTATCTAGACGCATATATCTCTTATCCAAGGACTAATAGCCAGAAGTATCCGAAGGACTTAGACTTGAGGGGAATACTAGACGCATTAAAGAAGTCGCAGTATTCGAAGTACGTTTATGCACTAATTAAGGAAACGAAGGGCGTCCTCCAACCTAATAACGGCCCGAAAGACGATCCAGCGCATCCGGCCATTTACCCTACCGGTAAAGTCCCAAGTGGTCTCGATAAGGAACATGCAATGATATACGACCTAATAGTGAGGCGCTTCATGGCTACTATGGCCACCGAAGCCAAATACGAGGTAGTAACTGTAGAATTGGAAGTCAATGGGGTAACGGTGAAGGCTACCGGAAGGAGAACCTTATGGAAGGGATGGAGCTTATATTACCCATTCTCTGCACCTCAAGAGAAGGAATTACCTGACTTCTCGAAGGGCGAGGTCGTTGAGGTAAGTTGTTCCTTGAGACAGCAATTGACTAAAGCGCCCGAGAGGTACACTAAGGCGAGCCTTGTTAAATGGATGGAGAAGGTTGGAATTGGAACTGAAGCTACGAGGGCCAGGATAGTAGAGACGTTGTTTAAGAGGGGTTACTTGAGGGACTTGAAGGGTAAGGTCTACGCGACTGACTTGGGTATAGCAGTTGCCTCCGTCCTGCTGAACTTCTTCCCCGAGTTGACGAGCGTTGAATTAACGAGGAAGTTCGAAATCGAGATGGAGAACGTGCGGCTTGGTAAGAGGAAGAGGGAAGAAGTAGTAGAGGAGGCGAAGAGCGAGTTGAAGAGGTTGATATCAAAGTATTTACCGAGGCTAGGGGAAGTCGGTTTAAGCTTGGCTTACTCACTAGGGGACTTAGAGCCCTCTAACCCTTGCCCGATATGCGGTAGACCCAGAGTCGGGCAGTTCTGCGAGGTCCACGAAATCGCTCTAAGCAACCTTAAGTCAGTCTATCCCGTTTGGAAAGAGAGGATGGGACTGAGTTGGAGGGAGTACTTGGAAAAGGCCTCCAAAGGGAAATCCTTCGGAACTTACGTTAGGGAAGTTGCGACATACGTTTTAGGAAATACTCCTAAAACCTCTCCTTGA
- a CDS encoding 30S ribosomal protein S19e: MITPKEVPPDRFNQKLAMYLKEKFPEIRPPEWAMYAKTGPHKDRPPMDVDWWYYRAASILRKLYISGEPIGIETFRTIYGGRQRRGVAPAHFKKAGGSHIRKILQQLEKVGLVRKTKNGRVLTPAGRSVLDHVAYYTFLEVAQEMKELEKYLGR; this comes from the coding sequence ATGATAACTCCAAAGGAAGTTCCACCGGATAGATTCAACCAAAAGCTAGCTATGTACCTTAAGGAGAAGTTCCCGGAAATAAGGCCTCCTGAGTGGGCTATGTACGCTAAGACCGGCCCTCATAAGGATAGGCCTCCTATGGACGTAGACTGGTGGTACTATAGGGCAGCAAGCATATTAAGGAAATTGTATATCAGTGGAGAGCCAATAGGAATAGAAACGTTCAGGACCATTTACGGAGGCAGGCAAAGGAGAGGCGTGGCTCCTGCGCACTTCAAGAAAGCCGGAGGATCTCATATAAGGAAAATACTCCAACAACTCGAGAAAGTTGGTTTAGTAAGGAAGACGAAGAACGGAAGAGTCCTAACTCCTGCTGGAAGGAGCGTTCTAGATCACGTTGCCTACTACACCTTCTTGGAAGTCGCCCAAGAGATGAAGGAGCTGGAGAAGTACCTCGGGAGGTGA
- a CDS encoding CRISPR system precrRNA processing endoribonuclease RAMP protein Cas6 encodes MVETIEKELFEKYKRVRIKASITPMELDDFSGKIVKSYLICVNESFEKPLSQEGGLKEVHVTPLFGPNGTPIYPKALVKCSFCKDRRPSGKKFVRVPEETFFEVAGPSALIDSLYEFSHCKFKFKGALVEMETYKVEEVSLPKDFGEAILVKMRGPVVLRDPWHKPGEALRSRFLPSPSHLFSVNVYSIFREKYFEALKALERGLVEDHSTLHSIGKVWYLYEGKWLPALSGTALFWVRELNDVVKTVLKHAALLGVGSGRAAGFGDVEIASI; translated from the coding sequence TTGGTTGAAACGATCGAGAAAGAGCTCTTCGAAAAGTACAAGCGAGTTAGAATTAAGGCATCGATCACGCCAATGGAGTTAGACGATTTCAGCGGCAAAATTGTTAAGAGCTACTTAATTTGCGTCAATGAATCCTTCGAGAAGCCGTTGAGCCAAGAGGGGGGACTCAAGGAGGTTCACGTAACGCCCCTATTCGGGCCCAACGGAACTCCCATATACCCGAAAGCTCTAGTTAAGTGTTCGTTCTGTAAGGATAGAAGACCTTCAGGGAAGAAGTTCGTGAGAGTTCCCGAGGAGACGTTCTTCGAAGTAGCTGGTCCTTCCGCTCTAATTGATAGCTTATACGAATTCTCGCATTGTAAATTCAAGTTTAAAGGCGCGCTAGTGGAGATGGAAACATATAAGGTAGAGGAAGTAAGCTTGCCTAAGGACTTCGGGGAGGCGATCCTAGTTAAAATGAGGGGCCCAGTCGTTCTAAGAGATCCTTGGCACAAGCCCGGGGAAGCCCTAAGGAGCCGCTTCCTCCCATCGCCTTCGCACCTATTCTCAGTTAACGTTTATTCGATCTTTAGGGAAAAGTATTTTGAAGCGCTAAAGGCGCTCGAGAGGGGACTAGTGGAAGATCACTCCACTCTCCATAGCATAGGCAAAGTTTGGTATCTATATGAGGGCAAGTGGCTCCCAGCCTTGTCCGGAACGGCCCTATTTTGGGTTCGAGAGCTCAACGACGTAGTTAAGACCGTCCTGAAACACGCTGCCCTCCTAGGCGTAGGTAGCGGGAGAGCTGCGGGCTTCGGCGACGTTGAAATAGCGAGCATCTGA
- a CDS encoding 50S ribosomal protein L39e, whose translation MAHYKHVAKKLRLAKKTKQNRALPAWVTLKTRRRVIVNPVRRYWRRQKIKNV comes from the coding sequence ATGGCCCATTACAAGCACGTCGCGAAGAAATTAAGATTAGCTAAGAAGACTAAACAGAATAGAGCCCTTCCCGCATGGGTTACTTTAAAGACGAGGAGAAGGGTTATTGTTAACCCCGTGAGGAGATACTGGAGGAGGCAAAAGATAAAGAACGTGTGA
- a CDS encoding B12-binding domain-containing radical SAM protein — translation MKNVIKINLCRRKIREFNPIWAFAPRRGPKVALFYPAPYEVASQSLGFQLVYALLIAHGIRAERFTTDSCGFSLETKTPIKKFDFILASSSFEIDYLYLADFLKRYKTNQKVLVGGLSPMANPIPLFDLVDYVVLGEAEATIPQLASDFHSGDIEPREWLVSSTSEGGKKAWIDLKDAPLLASQFLPLDIDPPWGKGFLIEVTRGCPHKCRFCMEGWINKPFRERDLKSVIKVLREVGEPYEKVITLSLSLTDYNDYKAYLRELASLEVTGSVPSLRVDGIDEEAVELIRAIGQRTVTVAPETTLPEKSKVLGKGFNPSFLKEKINLVKKVQLKPKAYVMIVPGEHLETAKKEIENLKEIFGKETHFTVNPLIPKPWTPLQIAPIPSDREERVLIYYKKNLPNADLYPIRWAKLQAILSLATKPVLKYLDPKLPPSKQIAELAKVIDLSELHKWRTGWEPPWMNFEVADPREALRLGEESYEAWREVFSESRT, via the coding sequence TTGAAGAACGTAATTAAAATAAATTTATGTAGGCGGAAGATAAGGGAGTTTAATCCGATATGGGCGTTCGCCCCTAGAAGGGGGCCCAAAGTAGCTCTCTTCTATCCTGCTCCTTACGAGGTCGCATCTCAGAGCTTAGGGTTCCAATTAGTTTACGCGCTCCTAATAGCCCATGGTATTAGGGCTGAGAGGTTTACTACTGACTCTTGTGGCTTCAGTCTGGAGACGAAAACCCCCATAAAGAAGTTCGACTTTATTCTAGCGTCTTCCTCTTTCGAAATAGATTACTTGTACCTAGCGGACTTCTTGAAGAGGTACAAGACTAACCAAAAGGTATTAGTAGGTGGTCTCTCTCCTATGGCTAATCCCATACCTTTATTCGACCTAGTAGATTACGTGGTGCTGGGCGAAGCGGAGGCAACTATACCGCAGTTGGCATCAGATTTCCATTCAGGTGATATAGAGCCAAGGGAGTGGCTAGTAAGTTCCACATCGGAAGGTGGTAAGAAGGCATGGATCGATTTGAAGGATGCTCCCTTGCTAGCTAGTCAGTTTCTCCCCTTAGATATAGATCCCCCTTGGGGAAAGGGCTTCTTAATTGAAGTAACCCGAGGTTGTCCGCACAAGTGTAGGTTTTGCATGGAAGGTTGGATCAATAAACCGTTTAGAGAGAGGGACTTGAAAAGCGTTATTAAAGTTTTGAGGGAAGTCGGCGAACCTTATGAGAAGGTAATTACTTTATCGCTGAGCCTAACGGATTACAACGATTACAAAGCGTACCTCCGGGAACTAGCTTCGCTCGAAGTAACCGGATCCGTTCCGAGCCTTAGAGTAGATGGAATAGATGAGGAAGCGGTCGAATTGATAAGGGCAATAGGTCAAAGAACCGTTACAGTTGCTCCAGAAACGACCCTTCCGGAGAAATCAAAGGTTCTAGGAAAGGGATTTAATCCTAGTTTCTTAAAGGAGAAAATTAACTTAGTCAAGAAAGTTCAACTGAAGCCCAAAGCGTACGTAATGATAGTTCCCGGCGAACACTTGGAAACGGCCAAAAAAGAAATAGAGAACTTGAAGGAGATTTTCGGAAAGGAAACTCACTTTACAGTAAATCCCTTAATACCGAAGCCTTGGACGCCTCTTCAGATAGCCCCAATCCCAAGCGATAGGGAGGAAAGGGTCTTAATATACTATAAGAAGAACCTACCTAACGCCGATTTGTATCCCATACGCTGGGCTAAATTGCAAGCAATCTTATCGCTCGCCACGAAGCCCGTGTTGAAGTACTTAGATCCGAAACTGCCGCCAAGCAAACAGATAGCTGAGCTCGCGAAGGTTATTGATTTAAGTGAGCTTCATAAATGGAGAACGGGTTGGGAACCTCCTTGGATGAATTTCGAGGTAGCGGACCCAAGAGAAGCATTGAGGCTGGGAGAGGAAAGTTACGAAGCGTGGAGAGAGGTTTTCTCGGAATCTCGGACCTAA
- a CDS encoding DUF763 domain-containing protein: MERGFLGISDLILHGGKVPPHLMKRMKGLSEAIVKFIVDEYGPTELIQRLSDPFWFQAFNNVIGMDWDSSGSTSVVMGILKELTWREDLGFVVLGGKGKNMLKVREEAEEAARKFDIDPMEVSLFSKVTARIDSALLQDGYDLYVHYVALSEDAWLTVQQGMDLERKLARRYHVTNRNFPWKNPHSGISGLRGEALDVSAPTGKKVMEVGVEVINEGKAFSLLKVARASLKGQRRLDGSFVIDPSKLKYYYPVRPTKQLELALEKIAQASPSSAEELLLSPGLGPRVVRALALIAHVIYGYEPSFDDPVTFDPFAYAYAVGGKDGIPYPYDLNVADEAIGLLREALEESSIEVKLKKAALKRLSEWIGRTLGEVQR; the protein is encoded by the coding sequence GTGGAGAGAGGTTTTCTCGGAATCTCGGACCTAATACTCCACGGAGGCAAGGTCCCACCTCATTTAATGAAGAGAATGAAAGGTCTCTCCGAGGCCATAGTTAAGTTCATAGTAGATGAATACGGTCCAACGGAGTTAATTCAGAGGCTCTCCGACCCTTTCTGGTTCCAAGCGTTCAACAACGTTATAGGAATGGACTGGGATTCCTCAGGAAGTACTTCCGTAGTGATGGGTATACTTAAGGAACTCACGTGGAGGGAGGACCTCGGTTTCGTAGTGCTCGGTGGTAAAGGTAAGAACATGCTAAAAGTAAGAGAGGAAGCAGAGGAGGCCGCAAGGAAGTTTGACATAGATCCAATGGAGGTTTCGCTGTTCTCGAAGGTAACGGCTAGAATAGACTCTGCATTGCTTCAAGATGGGTACGACCTATACGTTCATTACGTAGCTCTCTCAGAGGACGCGTGGCTGACGGTACAACAAGGAATGGACCTTGAAAGGAAACTGGCGAGGAGGTATCACGTAACTAATAGGAATTTTCCATGGAAGAATCCTCACTCGGGGATTAGTGGGCTCAGGGGAGAGGCCTTAGATGTTTCAGCGCCTACTGGGAAGAAAGTTATGGAAGTAGGCGTAGAGGTAATAAATGAGGGGAAGGCGTTTTCCTTACTAAAGGTCGCCAGAGCCTCGTTAAAGGGACAGAGGCGTCTCGATGGTAGCTTCGTTATAGATCCCTCCAAGCTGAAGTACTACTATCCCGTCAGACCCACTAAGCAATTGGAATTAGCACTAGAGAAGATAGCTCAAGCCTCTCCTTCGTCTGCTGAGGAACTACTCTTAAGCCCCGGTCTCGGGCCCAGAGTAGTTAGGGCCTTGGCGCTAATAGCCCACGTCATTTATGGATACGAGCCTTCGTTTGACGACCCCGTAACCTTCGATCCCTTCGCTTACGCTTACGCTGTAGGCGGTAAAGACGGAATACCTTACCCATACGACTTAAATGTAGCAGACGAGGCAATAGGGTTACTGAGGGAGGCTTTGGAGGAATCGTCCATAGAAGTTAAGTTAAAGAAGGCTGCCTTAAAGAGGTTGAGCGAATGGATAGGAAGAACTCTAGGGGAAGTTCAGAGATAG
- a CDS encoding 50S ribosomal protein L31e, whose protein sequence is MPKDKSEVIYVINLNRIYWGKRVNRAKRAIRFIREFVMRHTGADVVKIDNTVNNYVWSRSIEKPPRRVPVYVETYEEENEEGGKVKVAYVTLANVKNVEA, encoded by the coding sequence ATGCCAAAGGATAAGTCCGAAGTAATATATGTGATCAACTTGAACAGGATCTACTGGGGAAAGAGGGTAAACAGGGCCAAGAGGGCTATAAGGTTCATCCGCGAGTTCGTAATGAGACACACTGGGGCGGACGTAGTGAAGATAGACAACACAGTAAACAACTACGTATGGAGCAGGAGTATAGAGAAACCTCCTAGGAGAGTACCAGTATACGTAGAGACATATGAGGAAGAGAACGAAGAAGGGGGTAAAGTAAAGGTAGCTTATGTAACCTTAGCCAACGTTAAGAACGTGGAGGCCTAA